Genomic DNA from Candidatus Saccharimonadales bacterium:
CAGCTGACGAAGCTGGCTCTAGTCGGTAGACGACAAGACATACAAATGTACGTTAGACGGCTAGCAAAGCGAAAAGACATGGCTGATATAAAAGAGCAACTGAATGAATTAATGCGCGATATGCCAAGCCAGGCATCGCCAACCCGCAGCAGTTCATTTAGCGCAGTGCCCGTTGATCTTGATTCAAGAATTCAGCTACTTAGACATGAGCCGGTGACTTCATTAGAGGTTGAACCGATATGGGGTAAAGATGTGCGTGATAGTCTAGATCAGATCATAGATGAAAGAAGTAGAATCCAAGAGCTACAAAAAGCGGGTTTACAGCCCACTAAAACAGCATTATTTATTGGCGCTCCTGGAGTAGGCAAGACACTGGCTGCTAAATGGCTTTCGTTAAAGTTAAATAAACCACTTTTTATATTAGATCTATCCGCGGTAATGAGCAGCTACTTGGGCAGAACAGGTGCAAATCTGCGTATGGTTCTAGATTATGCAAAAAGTATTGATTGCATTATTTTACTAGACGAGATTGATGCTATTGCTAAGAAACGTGACGACCTAGGAGAAGTGGGCGAGCTGAAGCGCCTTGTAACCGTACTGCTTCAAGAGGTTGACGACTGGCCTTCAAATAATTTAATGCTTGCTGCTACTAACCATGCGAATCTGCTAGACCCTGCTATCTGGAGACGATTCGATAATATTATTGAGTTTCCATTACCAAGTATAGAAATCATACGAAAGACTCTCGAATCTTACTTATCGAATAGTAATTATAAGAATGAGGAGATGGTAGGAGTTCTAAGCGTAATTCTCCACGGTAAATCATTTAGTGATATCGAAAAAGTGGCACTAAGATTAAAAAGAGATACGGTACTTAAGAATATTACGCTTGATGACTTGATAGAGACCGAAGTCCTTAAGCGACTCGATGAATTAAATAAAGACGAGAAACGGTCATTGGTAAGGGTATTTACAGCCTTTAAATATTCGCAACGCCGAATAAGTGCTTTGCTTGGGGTTAGTCGGGACACCATTAGAAAGGTTGCTAATTAATCATGCTTCCTGACAACTTCTTACTTGGTTATGGCGAAAGGCTAACGTCCCCCATAGCGGCACCTCCCTCTAGAATGAATAAGGTAGCGCCCTATACGTTCGAGGAGTCAGTTGAGCGTTTATCACCTGAGCTTCGCCAAGCTACGCAGGAGTTGATCGACTTACCTAGTTCCGCAAAGCCTAATGATAAGACGGTTGCAGCGGTTACTCTTCACCCATCGTATACAGCTAAGTCCTACTACCCGGATGCATTATTCAATGAGCTTGGCTTAAAGGCCATTGGAAGTAAGGAAACAAAAATAAAACCAGACAAATGGACCAGAAAAGAAGAGCCTAAATCTGTAAGATCTACGACAATCTTTGTAGAGGGGAACTCTCAAGCGTTTATTGATATTGCCGATAAGATCTCGCAGTTACCCCCGGAGTCAACAGCCGCAAAAGACCTAGTGAAGATTGAAAGAGTTCAATCTATTAGTCAAATAGATCGAATTGGGGGAATTGATGATTTACAAAATGAAGTGGATCTAGAGGTTGTCTTACATCTTGGTGATATTGATATGCACGAAGCTGTGCTAAGTGGGTTTCAAGAACATTTAGGTACTTTGGGTATCAATGTTGATTTAGAGGATAGGCTACAGCTTGATGGTATTTGTTTTTTGCCCTTAACGACCGATGTAAGCAAGGTTCAGGCCTTAGCTCAGTTTTCATTTTTACGCTTTGTCAGGCCAATGCCACATATGATTCCCGTAATTCGCAATGTGCCAGGTCTAAGTTTTGAGGCATTGTTGCCGCCTGCTTCTACTAAACCTATTGATCCCGGAATGCGTGTTGCTGTATTTGATGGAGGTATTCCAGAAGGTACGGCGATTGAACCTTGGGTACGGCGATTTGACGCGGAGGGTGTCGGCCTACCCGAGGATGATTTATTGGGGCATGGAACTGCTGTAACTGGCGCTGTTTTATTTGGGCCACTGGTGCAAGGGGTTGCAGCGGCAACCCCTTATTGCTATGTAGATCACTACCGTGTTTTAGACGGTGAGGCCGATGATGATGAGCTGACCGTTATTAAAAGAATTCGGCGAGTTGTTGAGAATAATAATTACAGCTATATAAACATTAGCCTTGGCCCTAGTATCCCGATTGACGACAATCAAATTAGCCCGTGGACAGTAATCTTAGACAAATTGCTACACCAAAAGGGAATATTGGCGACTGTTGCTACGGGCAATGAAGGTCATTTGGATGAAGAGTCTGGTAATGCAAGAATTATGCCTCCGAGCGATGCCGTCAATGCTCTTGGGGTTGGAGCGGCGGATCATTCAGCGCGGGGTTTGAATTGGGAAAGAGCTGAGTATAGTTCGTATGGTCCAGGGCGTTCACCGGGGGTAATTAAGCCGGAAATTCTAGCATTTGGCGGCTCAAGCCCGGAACCCTTTTATGTGATTGACTCGAATAATGGTACTATAACCGCGCCTCAGCTGGGGACCAGTTTTGCTTCCCCGGCAGCCTTACGAACAGCTCTTGGTATTAGGGCTCACTTTGGAGAGGTATTATCACCTGTTGCCTT
This window encodes:
- a CDS encoding ATP-binding protein gives rise to the protein MHTIDSMKEKKVDLEKNKDDVIVQLTKLALVGRRQDIQMYVRRLAKRKDMADIKEQLNELMRDMPSQASPTRSSSFSAVPVDLDSRIQLLRHEPVTSLEVEPIWGKDVRDSLDQIIDERSRIQELQKAGLQPTKTALFIGAPGVGKTLAAKWLSLKLNKPLFILDLSAVMSSYLGRTGANLRMVLDYAKSIDCIILLDEIDAIAKKRDDLGEVGELKRLVTVLLQEVDDWPSNNLMLAATNHANLLDPAIWRRFDNIIEFPLPSIEIIRKTLESYLSNSNYKNEEMVGVLSVILHGKSFSDIEKVALRLKRDTVLKNITLDDLIETEVLKRLDELNKDEKRSLVRVFTAFKYSQRRISALLGVSRDTIRKVAN
- a CDS encoding S8 family peptidase: MNKVAPYTFEESVERLSPELRQATQELIDLPSSAKPNDKTVAAVTLHPSYTAKSYYPDALFNELGLKAIGSKETKIKPDKWTRKEEPKSVRSTTIFVEGNSQAFIDIADKISQLPPESTAAKDLVKIERVQSISQIDRIGGIDDLQNEVDLEVVLHLGDIDMHEAVLSGFQEHLGTLGINVDLEDRLQLDGICFLPLTTDVSKVQALAQFSFLRFVRPMPHMIPVIRNVPGLSFEALLPPASTKPIDPGMRVAVFDGGIPEGTAIEPWVRRFDAEGVGLPEDDLLGHGTAVTGAVLFGPLVQGVAAATPYCYVDHYRVLDGEADDDELTVIKRIRRVVENNNYSYINISLGPSIPIDDNQISPWTVILDKLLHQKGILATVATGNEGHLDEESGNARIMPPSDAVNALGVGAADHSARGLNWERAEYSSYGPGRSPGVIKPEILAFGGSSPEPFYVIDSNNGTITAPQLGTSFASPAALRTALGIRAHFGEVLSPVALKALLVHSATKDQRHETKHAGWGRVPTDFTEIVATESTSVRIVYQGTLGPAEWINVPIAMPTSQLDGFVTIDASLCYFTDTNPEDPANYTKAGMEIRFRPHSDKRKAPEQVYANSQSFFQKSQISLFEDELNYNAHFWETTLSASRRMKATGLNEPVFNLHYNARSAGGRAEPDAPPLNYAMVITISAPKNANLYQDTVARYRTQLETLQPVVQIPILAGQIGQQLHIL